A single region of the Fundidesulfovibrio soli genome encodes:
- the sat gene encoding sulfate adenylyltransferase yields MSRLVPPHGGKGLTICLLEGAEREEALKKAATLKKVTISPREKGDLIMMGIGGFSPITYFMDKADWKSVCEKMTLKDGTFWPVPVTCSVSAEDASGIKAGQEIALATEDGTIMAIMTVTEQYTLTEEEKKWECYQVFKGAGPDSADDCFWETALKDHPGVQMVMGQKPVNLAGPVKVLSEGNYPTKYKGVYKRPADLRAEMDAKGWGKVAALQLRNPMHRSHEFLAKIAVEVCDGVVIHSLIGNLKPGDIPAEVRVRAIDTLVEHYFVKDHVIQAGYPLDMRYAGPREGLLHATFRQNFGINNMIIGRDHAGVGDFYGMFEAQEIFKRIPYATPEAACAVEPGKALLCQNMNIDWTFYCFKCDGMASLRTCPHTKEDRVILSGTKLRKMLSEGEAIPDHFGRDECLVILREYYEGLTEKVEVKMQRAASGEHAKQK; encoded by the coding sequence ATGTCCAGACTGGTTCCCCCGCATGGTGGCAAAGGCCTCACCATTTGTCTTCTGGAAGGCGCTGAGCGCGAAGAGGCCTTGAAGAAGGCTGCCACGCTGAAGAAAGTCACCATCTCCCCCCGTGAAAAGGGCGACCTGATCATGATGGGCATCGGCGGCTTCTCGCCGATCACCTACTTCATGGACAAGGCCGACTGGAAGTCCGTGTGCGAGAAGATGACCCTGAAGGACGGCACCTTCTGGCCCGTGCCCGTCACCTGCTCCGTCTCCGCCGAAGATGCCTCCGGCATCAAGGCCGGTCAGGAAATCGCCCTGGCGACCGAAGACGGCACCATCATGGCCATCATGACCGTCACCGAGCAGTACACCCTGACCGAAGAAGAGAAGAAGTGGGAGTGCTACCAGGTGTTCAAGGGCGCCGGTCCCGACTCCGCCGACGACTGCTTCTGGGAGACCGCTCTGAAGGACCACCCCGGCGTGCAGATGGTCATGGGCCAGAAGCCCGTGAACCTGGCCGGCCCCGTGAAGGTGCTCTCCGAGGGCAACTACCCCACCAAGTACAAGGGCGTGTACAAGCGTCCCGCCGACCTGCGCGCCGAGATGGACGCCAAGGGCTGGGGCAAGGTCGCCGCTCTGCAGCTGCGCAACCCCATGCACCGCTCCCACGAGTTCCTGGCCAAGATCGCCGTTGAAGTGTGCGACGGCGTGGTCATCCACTCCCTGATCGGCAACCTGAAGCCCGGCGACATCCCGGCTGAAGTGCGCGTGCGCGCCATCGACACCCTGGTCGAGCACTACTTCGTGAAGGACCACGTGATCCAGGCCGGCTACCCCCTGGACATGCGCTACGCCGGTCCCCGCGAAGGCCTGTTGCACGCCACCTTCCGCCAGAACTTCGGCATCAACAACATGATCATCGGCCGTGACCACGCCGGCGTCGGCGACTTCTACGGCATGTTCGAGGCTCAGGAGATCTTCAAGCGCATCCCCTACGCGACCCCCGAGGCCGCTTGCGCCGTCGAGCCTGGCAAGGCCCTGCTCTGCCAGAACATGAACATCGACTGGACCTTCTACTGCTTCAAGTGCGACGGCATGGCCTCCCTGCGCACCTGCCCGCACACCAAGGAAGACCGCGTCATCCTGTCCGGCACCAAGCTGCGCAAGATGCTGTCCGAAGGCGAAGCCATCCCCGATCACTTCGGCCGCGACGAGTGCCTGGTGATCCTGCGCGAGTACTATGAAGGCCTGACCGAGAAGGTCGAGGTCAAGATGCAGCGCGCCGCCTCCGGCGAACACGCCAAGCAGAAATAG
- a CDS encoding metallophosphoesterase family protein, which translates to MRLAVISDTHLSAPTPWFMEFFERHLQGADALIHCGDIVGWEMYAYMERNHPNFHAVAGNCCEWRLSQELPAMLRLTLGGFSVGVTHGWGDRPSLPARLPEAFGPGFDLILFGHTHRQTNIRFGDTLVVNPGSLSPQSPCMAYVTLGEEPVVEMRCEKPPR; encoded by the coding sequence GTGAGGCTGGCAGTCATATCCGACACGCACCTGAGCGCGCCGACCCCCTGGTTCATGGAGTTCTTCGAGCGGCATCTGCAGGGCGCGGACGCCCTCATCCACTGCGGCGACATCGTGGGCTGGGAGATGTACGCCTACATGGAGCGCAACCACCCCAACTTCCACGCCGTGGCGGGCAACTGCTGCGAGTGGCGGCTCTCGCAGGAGCTGCCCGCCATGCTGCGCCTGACCCTGGGCGGATTCAGCGTGGGCGTGACCCACGGATGGGGCGACAGGCCCTCGCTCCCCGCGCGCCTGCCCGAGGCCTTCGGCCCCGGCTTCGATCTGATACTTTTCGGACACACCCACCGCCAGACCAACATCCGCTTCGGCGACACCCTGGTGGTCAACCCGGGCAGCCTCTCCCCGCAGAGCCCCTGCATGGCGTACGTCACCCTCGGCGAGGAGCCCGTGGTGGAGATGCGCTGCGAGAAGCCCCCCCGTTAA
- a CDS encoding HD domain-containing protein, with protein sequence MNKISPPEVDMSDRERMTRLADFLFEVSMLRRTPRTGYQFLGSGAENVAEHSFGAAVIGYALARMAGADPGRTVLLCLFHDVHEARTGDFNYVNKLYNTHDARRALADGLKGTGLSQPVLELHDELEEAQSLEASLAQDADQLDLMVNLKEAKDLGNPYAVKWLECAAQRLRTPQGRELAEAIMTTDHTDWWFLGPDACWWERKNGKE encoded by the coding sequence ATGAACAAGATATCCCCCCCCGAAGTGGACATGTCCGACCGCGAACGCATGACGCGTCTGGCGGACTTCCTGTTTGAAGTCAGCATGCTGCGGCGCACTCCGCGCACGGGCTACCAGTTCCTCGGCTCAGGGGCCGAGAACGTGGCCGAGCACTCCTTCGGCGCCGCGGTCATTGGCTACGCCCTGGCGCGCATGGCCGGGGCCGACCCGGGCAGGACCGTGCTGCTCTGCCTCTTCCACGACGTGCACGAGGCCCGCACCGGCGACTTCAACTACGTGAACAAGCTCTACAACACCCACGACGCGCGCCGCGCCCTGGCCGACGGCCTCAAGGGCACGGGCCTCTCCCAGCCGGTGCTCGAGCTGCACGACGAGTTGGAAGAGGCCCAGAGCCTGGAGGCATCCCTCGCCCAGGACGCGGACCAGCTGGACCTGATGGTCAACCTCAAGGAAGCCAAGGACCTGGGCAACCCCTACGCCGTCAAATGGCTGGAGTGCGCCGCGCAGCGGCTGCGGACCCCGCAGGGCCGGGAGCTGGCCGAAGCCATCATGACCACGGACCACACCGACTGGTGGTTCCTCGGCCCCGACGCCTGCTGGTGGGAACGCAAGAACGGAAAGGAGTAG